The Candidatus Methylacidiphilales bacterium region TTCGGTTGAAGCAAGTCTCGCCGAGTTGCGGGGGCTCTTGCTCGCTTAGGCCGACGGACGCGGTGCTTTTCGCGGTGTGTGGAGGAGCTATGGCGGTCGGTTGCGTCGTTTGTGCAATGCTGGAATCGGCGGCATCCCTCCAAGTAAGCGCATCCGGGTTATCAGAGCTATCCGCGGGACTACGCAAGTATTTGGATTTAGGCACACCCTGGTTTTGTTGTGTTGTTTATAATTAAGTAAAATGGGGAGCGCGCAATATTTGCCAAGGATAATCCAAGCTATATGCAGACGATAAGAAATACAAGCATAATCATCGCTTATGTAGGTATTTCATTTTTCATTTTATCTCATGAGAATGGCCTAATGCGCTGCAATGGTTATACTCTTATGAACCATCTGGACCATCTGATCGCAGCAATTCCTCTAAACCTTCTATTCTGCTTGATTCTCTATTCCCGGTAAAAACTTTAAGAGATTTCTTCGCGCGAATAACTAAATATTTTTCGAGCTATAATCTTTACCTATCTGTTTTCTTTGTGGTGATCTTGATGTATAGTAATAGCTATGGTGTGCGTAGAAAATCATCATTTGTGGATTGAATATTGTCTATATCGCTTTTTTTATAAAGACACAGAAGAAGATCTGATTGCAAATAGGACCAGACAGGGTGATAATATATCAAAATGTAATTTATGGCTACCAGTTTCTTGTGGAGAAGAGTTCGCCACTGAAATTATAGATATAATGTATAAAATAATAGAAAAGTTTAGGGTGAAAGCTTTGAGAATAAACGAAAAGAAATCGTTTACCTATAAAGGCATCAATATAATAGAATATATAGAAGGTGATTACAATAAATTTATGCAGAATTTGTCCAACATAATTATTTTGCCAAATATAATAATAAAGAAATATGATTACGAGGGATTAAAACCATATAACAAAGCAAAAATTATCATTCAATCAGCGCCATCTGATGTTGATACTATACCGGTCTTAGTTAATACTGAGGATATAGGTTGTGGTAGAGAATACTTTATACTAAACGAGTGTTTTAATATATTCAAATACAACCCAAGAATATTAAACAAGGATGTGGAGATAATTTTATTTTGCGATAAAAGTGAACATAACGCAAATGGTGGTGAAATAATATGTCTGCCAAATCATTCTTACAATATTTCATATAAAATAAAAGGCAAAGAAGATGATTTATTGAATGTCTTGATATATATTAACGCTGATTATAAAACCGCAACGATTTTAACTGGCCTTGCATTAAGAATATTTCTTAATAATATAAAAGCCAGATGAAACTTATGAATTCACTAAACAATTGGTTGGTTTATTAACATAACAATATTGATCAGTAGCAATATGATAATAGTAATGCTCTGCAGGGAAAGTTATAACCGACGGTTGTGTGCCTATATCAACCACCAATGTATACGGAGGCAGGTTTATATCTGTTACATTATGCCACGTACTATATAAGTCTGTTAAAATCACAACCAAACCATAATTTTTTTCTTTCTTTGTCGCTTTTTGTTTATCTCTTTTATTCTTCTCTCCGAAAACATATCTTAAAGCTTCGTCAATAGAAGTTCCTCCACCGCCATTGACTTTTATATTTTCAAGTTCTCTTATATTTTTAATTACCTTATCGGCTTGAAGACCATCATCCCAGAAAACCATTCGCAATTCCTTGAACCTCTTAAATAATGGAAAAATTACACTTGCTGCTCTTTTGAGATCTTCATTAGCAATACTTCCACTGACATCAACGATTAATAAAGCAGAAATATCTTTTAACGTTGTTTTGGGCAGTGGAATCTCATTTATTCTTCCTAAAGGTGATAATCCTGACCATGAACGCCGTGTCAACGCGTTCGAACGATCTTTAATCATTTGTGCCACTAAACGATGTAAATGTATGTGTGGTAAATATCTTTTCACATTTTTCTCTATTGCAGGCCTGTCAAAAATGTTGCGCAAAGTCTGACCCATACCTACACCTATTTTCTTCATCGTTTCTTGATCATTCAATATCCCCGTTACTTCAATCCTTATATTTTCCCTGCATTCATTGATCTTATCTTGATCTATCTTTGAATAACTTTCAACAAGCATTCTGAATAATTCTTTGGATAAATAATCTTTAAATTTATTCTTTACATCACCAACGCCAAAATTACCGAAAAAATCCGCTATTTTATCAATTCTTTTCTCAATATCATGGCTAATATCTTCATGTTTTTTGGCTAACTTTTCGTTCAATTCTCGTGCTAATTCCTCTATTTTGCGTTGTATATGATCAAGAGCTTGCGAATACAAATCTTGAATATCATGGTTTTGCATGTGTTTATTTTCAAATGGAGATAGTTGCGCATTGGCATATATATTACTCTGTGATATAAACATTTCTCCTGCCATTTGACCAGACAAACAGGTCTGAGTATTAGACTGTGATTCTGTCATTTGGCAGTGCGAATCATCCTGATTACTAGATTGACCAGATAGCATTTGACAATTTTCACCATTTGACAAAGATGGTATTTGAGATGATCCACTATCTTTGCTAAAAGAATTCTGAGTACCAGATTGTGATTCTGTCGTTTGGCAGTGCGAATCATTCTGATTACTAGATTGACCAGATGGCATTTGACAATTTTCACCATTTGACAAAGATGGTATTTGAGATGATCCACTATCTTTGTTAAAGGGAGGATGATTATTAGAATCATCTAACTGATTACTAGGTTTATGATTTGAGATCGTTTTTGATAGGTAATCAGCAATAATTTTCCTAGCTATTTCATTGCGATCTATTAAATTATTTTTATATAAATCAAATAGCTTTGAAAATTCTTCTGTCGCACTTATATGCGTTCTACTTTGAGACAATTGCTCCTGGTTTGTTGCGATAACCTGAAGCATTAGCGTTTGATCAGGTAGGTCAGTGCCTTGGTCTTTATTATAGCTAATATTATATTCAGGCGTTAAATCACTTAAATTTTTATTTACTTCTTCTCGCTCTTTATTGAACAAATCCATCGTTTTGCTTATATTTTCAATCATGAAGTCAAGTGCTTTCTCAACCATATTTTTATCTACGCCACTATCACTAATAGCATTCTTAATCATATTGAAAGTAACTTTTGCAGTCACAGGACTGATGAAATCTACGATATTATCCATTCTCTTATTACTTTGAATTGCGCTATCAACGAATGATTTATTATGATAATCCAAACATTCCTCAGCCAAACGGTCAATCTCTCTTTCGCTTATATTGTCCACGTCAATATTTTTATTTAATACACCGCGATTGATTAAATTATATAAAGAATCACTATATTGAAAACCTCCGAGCTGATTATTATCTTTAAGTTTAGAATAACTGACAAAAGAGACCTGATCGGATAAAATATGGTATGCTATACTCGTTGTATTTTTTGCATAATCAGAGAAAATGTCATCCAAAACATCCATCAGCATATCTAATAACATGCGATCAGGATCATTTTCAAGCTTATCATTAAAAGCTTTTTTCATATTTTCTATTTCATAATTTAAATTTTCAATAAAGTCTTTGCCTAAAGGCTGAGTATGATCACTCAAATTTCTGAATTGGTTATTCAATTTGGACATATTTTTTCTTATTTCAGATGTTGTATCTTCTCTGGTTAATGCTCTACTTTGAGATATTTTATCCAAATCTTTCATTAATTTACGGATCTCTTCGTATAAATTATATATCTCATCGTATTGTCTAGCAATGAAATAAGTATAGTTAATTAGATCTAGCGCATATTTATCGATCTGTTTTTTAACATCATCAGGTATTTTTTCGAACTTGAGGATAAGTTCTCTAAAAATGCCCATAAATACTTTAAAACCGCTGGTAGTATGATCTACATCCTTAACTCCAAAAGAATCTGCCAGATTTTTTATACTAATATAATTGACGTATCCTTCATCATCTGTTAAATCATGAATATACCTTTTTTCTATTGACATTCTAGAAGCGAAAACCCTCGTCATGAAATTGGTCAAATTATTAACATCGTAATCAATGCAATAATTATATAAATAAAGCACAGTTATATATAGAAGTGGATTTCTTTGCGGTGATATATTATTATTATACAAAAACGTTTCTATATAACTGACATGGCCTAAAGCTATATGTAGACATTCGTGGATTAGCAAAGGCACAGCCTGTAAAAACGGAGTAAAATTTAAGCTTGAATTTGTGTTACTATTCCCCGGTGTTTTTTCAGATATTTGCAACTCTATTGCGTTTATTAATTCAAGCAATCTCTCCTTATTATAAATCACATTTGCGCCATCTGTGTACATAGTATGTCTACTACTATTGTTTTCGATTATCTTGCAAGAATTAGTGATATATCTTAGAGATCTGAATGCGCTTGCTATTTTAGCCCATACTCTCTGGAGATAGTTATTGAAATTATTCTTTAACCCTTCTGTATCACCATATGATTTAAATAATTCGTTAAAAATCGTGCCGTAGTCGTATTGCTTAGATTGTGTTTGTACGTTCACTTTAACACCTCCTATGCGTTTGAGTAAAAGATTTCACGTGATCTTGTTTTTTTACCCCTAATTATTTTATCTGGATTTTTACCCGCTATTATTTCATTACACGTTTTTTCGAATACATTATCAATCTTGTCTTTTAAATTTATTATTCTTTCTAATAAGTTGTAATCTTTCATCAATTTATTCCCAGGTTTATTTCCTATATAACCACAGACAAAAGTACCTATAACCTTATCAGGCGCATTCATGCTAAACAAAACGGCTAATGCTTGAATAAGAGCATCTCTAGAAGCCGGGCAATCCCATCCTGTATATGAATTATCCAGGTCATTATTTGCCTGTGTTATCACTTCATCTGTTGATTTTGTAATATCAGCTAAAACCTGAGATATAGCTATTGACCATAGTCTGATAAGGGTCAAAGAAGGAATTTCAGGATGAGACCATGGAACATCGTCATTGATTTTTGCGTTCATTACATTATTCATTAAATTGGTAAAATATTCATTCAAGTCAGAATACCTAAAGTTACCTATATTAAGTATACAAAAGCGTCGCCTCAGTGCCTCATTAATAGCATTTGCTGCGTGTGAGTGTTCGTCGGTATTCCCCGTAGCAACAATTGACAGATTACGAATTGGTAGCCCATACCAACATCCTGTCGATATGCAATTAAGGACCGCTTTCTGAACATTATCAGGGCTGTTTGTGATTTCCTCTAAAACAAGAACAGCATTTGGGATATATCTATATTCAGACAGGAATTTATTTTGAATATCATAAATCTGCTTAAAGCTTGGATGTGATATTATTTGGGTGGAAACCTTTCTATTATATGGATCTGTTCTTGCAAGAGTAACGCCGCTTAAAGCGGTAGCATCGACAGAACTCATTACCATAATTTGTAGCAATGCTTCATCCTTTAGCTGCTTGGCTAAAGATTTGGCCCATGCAGTCTTGCCAATTCCGGGAGGTCCTAGTACCATAAATTTTGCTTCAGGAATAGCTGTGCATAGAGCGGATATCCATTTAAAAGCATCTATATGATCATTGAATGAGTTGCTGTAATCGCTCATAGTATTATTATATGCCGATTTAAACACAATTGACCTGCGCTATGAACCAGGTAGTAGATATAACATAGAAAGCTTGACAAAAACGATCATCTCAAGTATATTATGGTCATGCTGTTCAAGCCGTTCTTTATCTCAAAAAGACCTATTAAAATTACACTGTCCATACAAAAAATACTGGAGAAGTTTTATGCTGCAAAGCAAAGTTATAGCGAGAAAAAGTTTATAGATTTAATAGATCATGTCGAAAATTATCTTAAGGATAAAGATGCTCAATTAGATGATGCTAAAAATATTTTGCTGCTTAAAATAGCTATATTATCTTGCGCATATTGTCATTGTATATCTGGAGATGATTTTTTTGCTAAAATGGCCATTGATTACATAGACAAAATCTCTCAACTGCCGTTATCTATATATGATCGCGAAAGATATAATTTACTAAGAGGTAAGCTGAATGCGGCAACTCATAAAAATAGTTATGAGCTTGATTATGAAATAAAAAATATATTGTCGAACATAGAAACAGGGGAACAAATATTGACCTATGATTTAATAAGAGTTTAGTTAAATTAAGAAGGTAAAATAAGATGCGGTTTTTAAGATAACATTACTGAACTATTTCCGTATTTTTGGTTATAATTACATTTTTTATGAATAAAAGCATCTGCGTATTCGATGCTTTTTTTTATCAAATTCTCTGTTTTTCTGTTATTATCATATAGTTGCAGGCTATGTTTATTATTTGTATGATAGATTAAACTCATATCCCATAAATAGTATAGTATTTTAGAATTTAAATCTTTATCTATTTGACAATAAAAAGACGATATTGTTAATAAATAAATCATATTTATTATTTCATGCGACTCAAATCCTTCCGGTTTTTCATGATAACGCGACTTAATATATTCAAAAATAATGTTTCCTGCTTGATATAGATTTGAATAACTTCTGCAGTTTTTCAGCATATTTTTAATATTTTTAGTCACTTCTTCGTTTTTAATTCTATTGGATATATTAATAAACAAAGAGTCTTGGTTTAACATACTCATCCGTACCTCGTCAAACGTGAAAAATAAGCTCCTAAAAGCTTCATAGTCCAGTACAACGTCTAATTTTAATTGATGATTAAAGTAAATTTCTCCTATACAAGAATATGCTGAATGCATGTAGAGTGAAT contains the following coding sequences:
- a CDS encoding VWA-like domain-containing protein yields the protein MYTDGANVIYNKERLLELINAIELQISEKTPGNSNTNSSLNFTPFLQAVPLLIHECLHIALGHVSYIETFLYNNNISPQRNPLLYITVLYLYNYCIDYDVNNLTNFMTRVFASRMSIEKRYIHDLTDDEGYVNYISIKNLADSFGVKDVDHTTSGFKVFMGIFRELILKFEKIPDDVKKQIDKYALDLINYTYFIARQYDEIYNLYEEIRKLMKDLDKISQSRALTREDTTSEIRKNMSKLNNQFRNLSDHTQPLGKDFIENLNYEIENMKKAFNDKLENDPDRMLLDMLMDVLDDIFSDYAKNTTSIAYHILSDQVSFVSYSKLKDNNQLGGFQYSDSLYNLINRGVLNKNIDVDNISEREIDRLAEECLDYHNKSFVDSAIQSNKRMDNIVDFISPVTAKVTFNMIKNAISDSGVDKNMVEKALDFMIENISKTMDLFNKEREEVNKNLSDLTPEYNISYNKDQGTDLPDQTLMLQVIATNQEQLSQSRTHISATEEFSKLFDLYKNNLIDRNEIARKIIADYLSKTISNHKPSNQLDDSNNHPPFNKDSGSSQIPSLSNGENCQMPSGQSSNQNDSHCQTTESQSGTQNSFSKDSGSSQIPSLSNGENCQMLSGQSSNQDDSHCQMTESQSNTQTCLSGQMAGEMFISQSNIYANAQLSPFENKHMQNHDIQDLYSQALDHIQRKIEELARELNEKLAKKHEDISHDIEKRIDKIADFFGNFGVGDVKNKFKDYLSKELFRMLVESYSKIDQDKINECRENIRIEVTGILNDQETMKKIGVGMGQTLRNIFDRPAIEKNVKRYLPHIHLHRLVAQMIKDRSNALTRRSWSGLSPLGRINEIPLPKTTLKDISALLIVDVSGSIANEDLKRAASVIFPLFKRFKELRMVFWDDGLQADKVIKNIRELENIKVNGGGGTSIDEALRYVFGEKNKRDKQKATKKEKNYGLVVILTDLYSTWHNVTDINLPPYTLVVDIGTQPSVITFPAEHYYYHIATDQYCYVNKPTNCLVNS
- a CDS encoding AAA family ATPase, which encodes MSDYSNSFNDHIDAFKWISALCTAIPEAKFMVLGPPGIGKTAWAKSLAKQLKDEALLQIMVMSSVDATALSGVTLARTDPYNRKVSTQIISHPSFKQIYDIQNKFLSEYRYIPNAVLVLEEITNSPDNVQKAVLNCISTGCWYGLPIRNLSIVATGNTDEHSHAANAINEALRRRFCILNIGNFRYSDLNEYFTNLMNNVMNAKINDDVPWSHPEIPSLTLIRLWSIAISQVLADITKSTDEVITQANNDLDNSYTGWDCPASRDALIQALAVLFSMNAPDKVIGTFVCGYIGNKPGNKLMKDYNLLERIINLKDKIDNVFEKTCNEIIAGKNPDKIIRGKKTRSREIFYSNA